The Mucilaginibacter mallensis genome has a segment encoding these proteins:
- a CDS encoding acyl-CoA thioesterase, with product MSAQTNELPYKSVRFSETVITELMIPSYSNFGGKIHGGVLLSLMDKVAYVCAAKHAGNYCVTASIDTVDFLQPVEVGELVSLMASVNYVGNTSLVVGIRVISEDIKTNSVKHTNTSYFTMVAKDEDNNLVQVPGLILENREDVRRFLESRRRKELKQNYRKESDAIRMPNDFEQCKLMLGGERCIVSE from the coding sequence ATGTCAGCCCAAACCAATGAATTGCCTTACAAAAGTGTACGGTTTTCCGAAACAGTGATCACCGAATTAATGATACCGTCCTATTCCAATTTCGGTGGCAAGATACATGGCGGGGTTTTACTGTCATTAATGGATAAGGTAGCCTACGTTTGCGCGGCCAAGCATGCGGGTAATTATTGCGTAACCGCCTCGATAGATACAGTAGATTTTTTGCAACCTGTTGAAGTTGGTGAATTGGTATCGCTCATGGCATCAGTAAATTATGTGGGCAATACTTCGCTGGTGGTGGGTATAAGGGTGATATCTGAGGATATAAAAACCAATAGTGTAAAACACACCAATACCAGTTACTTTACCATGGTTGCCAAGGATGAAGATAATAACCTGGTGCAGGTTCCGGGTTTGATACTGGAAAACAGGGAAGACGTAAGGCGGTTTTTAGAATCGCGGCGACGTAAGGAGCTAAAGCAAAATTACAGGAAAGAATCAGATGCGATCAGAATGCCAAATGATTTTGAACAATGTAAATTAATGCTTGGTGGTGAACGTTGTATAGTGTCTGAATAA
- a CDS encoding fatty acid desaturase, translating into MAFLDSVLEPPSYGWRDECGNLSEPSSNQILKEFFKRLNIFKNKKNWLSFMSWMMVVCLAPFLFIFIFKYFSFKLLIAAFVYSMIVMGTHGTIWHHRYCTHGAYEFSNKFWRFFTQNLTLRIIPEEIYAISHHVHHALSDQPGDPYNASGGFLYCFLADVNHQPINRSMTEKNYGKCVNLMRHTGVNTNSYVQYQKWGTLASPVRTIISVILNWSFWFAAFYLLGGFGLVCAMFGAAGFWAVGVRTYNYEGHGKGEDKRRDGVDYNREDMSINQIWPGYVAGEWHNNHHLYPKSARSGFKPYQLDLAWCYIKLLSMIGAVSHYRDSKKEFYQAYCAEPAAAKAAAKAYAKETKKALVADL; encoded by the coding sequence ATGGCTTTCTTAGACAGCGTGCTGGAGCCGCCCTCGTATGGGTGGAGAGATGAGTGTGGTAACCTTTCGGAACCGAGTTCCAATCAAATACTAAAAGAGTTCTTTAAACGGCTAAACATCTTTAAAAACAAAAAGAACTGGCTTTCATTCATGAGCTGGATGATGGTTGTTTGTTTAGCGCCATTTTTATTCATTTTTATCTTTAAATACTTCTCGTTTAAGCTATTAATAGCAGCTTTCGTGTATAGCATGATAGTTATGGGTACACATGGTACCATATGGCATCATCGTTATTGTACACACGGCGCCTATGAGTTCAGTAATAAATTCTGGCGATTTTTTACCCAGAACCTTACCCTTAGAATTATCCCTGAAGAGATATATGCCATATCGCACCACGTGCACCATGCATTATCTGATCAGCCCGGCGATCCTTATAATGCATCAGGCGGGTTTTTATATTGCTTTCTGGCCGATGTAAATCATCAGCCTATAAACCGTAGCATGACGGAGAAGAACTACGGCAAATGCGTTAATTTAATGCGCCATACCGGTGTAAATACTAATAGCTATGTGCAATATCAAAAATGGGGAACATTGGCTTCGCCTGTACGCACAATTATCAGTGTGATATTAAACTGGAGCTTCTGGTTCGCGGCCTTTTACCTTTTAGGTGGTTTCGGGTTGGTATGTGCCATGTTTGGCGCAGCAGGTTTTTGGGCTGTAGGTGTACGTACTTATAACTATGAAGGCCATGGTAAGGGCGAAGATAAACGCCGTGATGGTGTTGATTATAACCGTGAGGATATGTCAATAAACCAAATATGGCCGGGCTATGTAGCAGGCGAATGGCATAATAACCATCACTTGTACCCTAAAAGCGCTCGTTCAGGTTTTAAACCTTACCAGCTCGATCTGGCATGGTGTTATATAAAATTGTTAAGCATGATAGGCGCAGTAAGTCATTACCGCGACTCAAAAAAAGAATTTTATCAAGCTTATTGTGCCGAGCCCGCGGCGGCTAAGGCAGCAGCTAAGGCTTATGCAAAAGAAACTAAAAAGGCATTAGTTGCCGATCTGTAA
- a CDS encoding sugar phosphate isomerase/epimerase family protein, whose amino-acid sequence MTNRRTFLTQAGLVSAGLMVSPELLKAMAKDRVVGLQLYSLRDQIKTDVKGVIAKVATAGYKEVEPFGYSKADGFWGLNANDFSKLLKDNGLSTPSGHFEFDSFLGAGKTDELKTYIEAANITGMKYVIVPHLNDAYIKTVSDFNNIADKLNNAGELCKQSGLKLGYHNHNFEWKPVDGTTFYDTILAKTDPALVSMEMDLYWVVRTGQDPTAIIKAHPGRFFAFHIKDMDKANHEKNTEVGNGTIDFKSIMGYAKLGGIKHFIVEQENYTDIDPYVSIAKSCAYVKSILNV is encoded by the coding sequence ATGACTAATAGAAGAACATTTTTAACACAAGCCGGCCTTGTGTCGGCGGGATTGATGGTATCCCCTGAATTGTTAAAAGCAATGGCAAAAGATAGGGTAGTAGGACTACAACTATATAGCCTGCGCGACCAGATAAAAACAGATGTAAAAGGCGTAATAGCAAAAGTAGCTACTGCCGGTTATAAAGAAGTTGAGCCTTTTGGCTATAGTAAAGCTGATGGTTTTTGGGGGCTTAATGCAAATGATTTCAGCAAGCTGTTAAAGGATAATGGCTTGAGCACACCAAGCGGCCATTTTGAATTTGATAGCTTTTTGGGAGCAGGCAAAACGGATGAGCTAAAAACTTATATTGAAGCCGCCAATATTACCGGAATGAAGTATGTGATAGTACCTCACCTTAATGATGCCTATATAAAAACGGTTAGCGACTTTAATAACATTGCCGATAAACTGAATAATGCAGGTGAGTTATGTAAACAGTCGGGTTTAAAACTTGGCTACCATAATCATAATTTTGAATGGAAACCGGTTGATGGTACCACTTTTTACGATACTATACTAGCTAAAACTGATCCCGCATTGGTGAGTATGGAAATGGACCTTTATTGGGTAGTGCGTACAGGGCAGGATCCAACGGCTATTATAAAAGCGCATCCGGGTAGGTTTTTTGCTTTCCATATAAAGGATATGGATAAAGCTAACCACGAGAAGAATACAGAAGTAGGCAATGGTACTATTGATTTTAAATCAATTATGGGTTATGCAAAATTGGGAGGTATTAAGCACTTTATTGTCGAGCAGGAAAACTATACTGATATAGACCCTTATGTAAGTATCGCCAAAAGCTGTGCCTATGTTAAAAGTATTTTGAACGTGTAG
- a CDS encoding Gfo/Idh/MocA family protein, whose product MSEEKSTSSLNSSRRGFIKSSSIAAAGIMIVPRYVLGGKGYTAPSDRLVIAAVGAGGKGSSDIANFYASGKAEIAFLCDVDTRSAARTVGKFPKAKFYSDWREMLDKEQKSFDAVSVSIPDHNHAIVALSAMQLGKHVYVQKPMAHDIYEARALTEAAKKYKVVTQMGNQGASNDGVRQLREWYDAGEIGDVHTVYCWTDRPVWPQGVHWPPKAAVPKELNWDLWLGTAKYRDYMDGIAPFNWRGWWDYGTGALGDMGCHIMEAPFRVLDLQYVKNVQSSIGTVYTGPFEKAYYPDSCPPSSHITLTYPKTEKTKGDVTVHWMDGGIQPERPAELGPNEEFGDDGNGMLFIGTKGKMMASTYSINPQLLPTSRTKEVNVPKTIKRVPGGQDGHYAQWVEAAIAGKPDDVSSPFKLAGPLTEALLMANLSIRGHSIQKPNANGKGVTYPGDSITLQWDNNAMRVTNFDDVNQFVKREYRDGWKVGV is encoded by the coding sequence ATGAGCGAGGAAAAAAGCACTTCTTCATTAAACTCTTCACGCAGGGGTTTTATTAAAAGCAGTTCAATAGCAGCTGCCGGTATAATGATAGTTCCACGATACGTATTAGGCGGCAAAGGCTATACAGCCCCAAGTGACCGCCTGGTAATAGCAGCTGTCGGCGCTGGTGGTAAAGGGAGTAGTGATATTGCCAATTTTTATGCCAGTGGTAAGGCCGAAATAGCATTTTTATGCGATGTTGATACCCGTAGTGCGGCTAGAACGGTAGGTAAATTTCCTAAAGCGAAATTTTACAGCGATTGGCGCGAAATGCTGGATAAGGAGCAGAAAAGCTTCGATGCCGTATCAGTATCTATACCCGATCATAACCACGCCATTGTTGCGCTTTCGGCTATGCAACTGGGCAAGCACGTATATGTGCAAAAACCAATGGCACATGATATTTATGAGGCCCGCGCTTTAACCGAAGCTGCAAAAAAATATAAAGTAGTTACCCAAATGGGTAACCAGGGAGCATCAAATGATGGTGTAAGGCAATTGCGCGAATGGTATGATGCTGGTGAAATTGGCGATGTACACACCGTTTATTGCTGGACAGACCGCCCCGTATGGCCTCAGGGAGTGCATTGGCCGCCAAAAGCAGCTGTGCCTAAAGAATTGAACTGGGATCTTTGGCTGGGTACGGCAAAATACAGGGATTATATGGATGGCATAGCTCCTTTTAACTGGCGCGGTTGGTGGGACTATGGAACAGGTGCGCTGGGTGATATGGGTTGTCATATAATGGAAGCCCCGTTCCGGGTGCTTGATCTGCAATATGTAAAAAATGTGCAGTCAAGTATAGGTACGGTATATACAGGGCCTTTTGAGAAAGCTTATTATCCTGATAGCTGTCCTCCATCAAGTCATATCACATTAACTTATCCAAAAACCGAAAAAACAAAAGGCGATGTTACCGTACACTGGATGGATGGGGGCATACAGCCCGAAAGGCCTGCGGAATTAGGCCCTAACGAAGAATTTGGCGATGACGGTAACGGTATGCTGTTTATTGGTACCAAAGGCAAAATGATGGCAAGCACTTATTCTATCAACCCGCAATTACTGCCTACTTCGCGCACTAAAGAGGTAAATGTTCCAAAAACTATAAAGCGCGTGCCTGGCGGGCAAGATGGTCACTATGCACAATGGGTTGAAGCTGCTATTGCAGGCAAACCTGATGATGTAAGCTCTCCATTTAAACTGGCAGGTCCGTTAACAGAGGCCTTATTAATGGCTAATTTATCTATAAGGGGGCATAGCATACAAAAACCGAATGCTAATGGCAAAGGAGTTACCTATCCTGGTGATAGCATTACACTACAATGGGATAATAATGCCATGCGGGTAACCAATTTTGACGATGTAAACCAATTTGTGAAAAGGGAATACAGGGACGGCTGGAAAGTAGGAGTTTAA
- a CDS encoding sugar phosphate isomerase/epimerase family protein, which translates to MIQNSRRIFLRNSAVLAAGAAFMPEHLFASAKKIERLGLQLYTVRDAMHADPAGTLKKLSDMGYFQVEHAGYSDRKFYGYSVKDFKKVLDDTHLNMTSGHVTLTQQHWNAASNDFTDEWKHAVADAAEVGQKYLISPGMDNDLLKDIDAFKKFMNVFNKCGELCHKQGLQFGYHNHDFEFATLFNGIPLYDVMLVNTDPDLVAQQMDIGNMYPTGAMPLDYIKKYPGRFELMHVKDQIKNADGKYENTVLGKGILPLKDILKEARKIGGTSQFIIEQEEYQGMDPLECSKLDLKVMNRWGY; encoded by the coding sequence ATGATACAAAATTCACGAAGAATATTTTTAAGAAATAGTGCGGTATTAGCTGCCGGTGCCGCTTTTATGCCTGAGCACCTATTCGCATCGGCCAAAAAAATTGAACGGCTGGGATTGCAGCTTTATACTGTGCGCGATGCCATGCATGCCGACCCGGCCGGTACATTGAAAAAATTATCAGATATGGGGTATTTTCAGGTGGAGCATGCCGGTTACAGTGATCGTAAATTTTATGGCTATTCGGTTAAGGATTTTAAAAAAGTATTGGACGATACCCATTTAAACATGACCAGTGGGCACGTAACATTAACACAACAGCATTGGAATGCCGCCAGCAACGATTTTACAGATGAATGGAAGCATGCTGTTGCCGATGCTGCTGAAGTAGGGCAGAAGTACCTTATAAGCCCGGGTATGGACAATGATCTGTTAAAGGATATTGACGCGTTTAAGAAATTCATGAATGTGTTTAACAAATGCGGCGAATTATGTCATAAACAAGGCCTGCAGTTTGGGTACCATAACCACGATTTTGAATTTGCCACGCTATTTAACGGCATTCCCTTGTACGATGTAATGCTGGTCAACACCGACCCCGACTTAGTAGCACAACAAATGGATATTGGCAATATGTACCCAACAGGTGCCATGCCGCTTGATTATATTAAAAAATATCCCGGCAGGTTTGAGCTGATGCATGTAAAAGACCAGATTAAAAATGCCGATGGCAAATATGAAAACACTGTACTTGGTAAGGGTATATTACCGCTAAAAGATATATTAAAAGAAGCCCGTAAAATAGGTGGTACTTCACAATTTATTATTGAGCAGGAAGAGTACCAGGGCATGGATCCGCTGGAATGTTCGAAATTGGATTTGAAGGTTATGAACAGGTGGGGATATTGA
- a CDS encoding TolB family protein, which produces MKLKLSYLLLCFSLALFFDKAYAQTTLGIFDGQSDVGSVKPAGTASYDPALQQYKISGSGQNIWTNHDNFHFVWKRMKGDFILTTNAAFIGKGVEMHRKMGWMVRTSLDSDSKHVNAVVHGDGLTSLQFRRSTGAITEEIKSKLTSADIIQLERKGNTYIMSVARNGDTFVTEQIDSLDLGDEVYVGLFVCSHNPNVTESALFHNVRIVVPANGENGYQQHIGSAIHILNIETQNSRIIYQSPESLQAPNWTKDGKYLIYNSNGLLYKYDLATNTPAVLNTGVATNNNNDHVLSFDGKMLAISNSEKDGSIGYTLPSKGGDAKRMNKIGPSYMHGWSPDGKYLVFCGDRNNEYDIYRIPSAGGEEVRLTAAPGLDDGPEYTPDGKYIYFCSVRSGLMQVWRMKPDGSEQMQITNDDYDNWFPHISPDGKWIVFITFNKNEVSPGDHPFYRHVYLRLMPISGGPAKVIAYLYGGQGTINTPSWSPDSKHIAFVSNSKLLFPVYPIAK; this is translated from the coding sequence ATGAAATTAAAACTGAGCTACTTATTGTTATGCTTTTCGCTTGCGCTGTTTTTTGATAAAGCTTATGCGCAAACAACATTAGGGATATTTGATGGTCAATCTGATGTAGGTAGCGTTAAACCCGCCGGTACGGCCAGTTATGACCCTGCTCTGCAGCAATATAAAATATCAGGTTCGGGGCAAAATATATGGACTAATCATGATAATTTTCATTTTGTATGGAAGCGCATGAAAGGTGATTTTATACTTACCACCAATGCCGCCTTTATTGGCAAGGGTGTTGAAATGCACCGTAAAATGGGCTGGATGGTAAGGACTTCGCTCGATTCCGACTCAAAGCATGTCAACGCTGTTGTGCATGGTGATGGATTAACTTCATTGCAGTTCAGGCGCTCCACGGGTGCTATTACTGAGGAGATAAAGTCTAAACTCACATCGGCGGATATTATTCAGTTGGAGAGAAAAGGCAATACCTATATCATGTCTGTAGCCCGCAATGGGGATACTTTTGTAACTGAGCAGATAGATAGTCTTGACTTGGGTGATGAGGTATACGTAGGGCTGTTTGTGTGTTCCCATAATCCAAACGTTACCGAATCAGCCTTATTCCATAACGTGCGTATTGTGGTGCCGGCTAATGGCGAAAATGGCTATCAGCAACATATCGGCAGCGCTATACATATCCTCAACATTGAAACTCAAAACAGCAGGATCATTTATCAGTCGCCGGAATCATTACAGGCCCCAAACTGGACAAAGGATGGAAAATATTTGATCTATAACAGCAATGGACTGCTTTATAAATATGACCTGGCAACAAACACCCCCGCGGTGCTCAATACTGGTGTAGCCACCAATAATAATAACGACCATGTGCTTTCGTTTGATGGCAAAATGCTGGCCATTAGCAATAGTGAAAAAGATGGCTCGATAGGCTATACTCTACCATCAAAAGGCGGTGATGCCAAACGCATGAATAAAATAGGACCGTCATATATGCATGGCTGGTCGCCGGATGGCAAGTATTTGGTTTTTTGTGGTGACAGGAATAACGAATACGATATCTACCGTATACCTTCTGCAGGCGGCGAGGAGGTAAGACTGACTGCCGCTCCTGGGCTTGATGACGGGCCTGAGTACACACCTGATGGAAAATATATCTATTTCTGTTCGGTACGCAGCGGTTTAATGCAGGTATGGCGAATGAAACCCGATGGCAGCGAGCAAATGCAGATCACTAATGATGATTATGATAATTGGTTCCCGCATATATCGCCTGACGGCAAATGGATAGTCTTCATCACCTTTAATAAAAATGAGGTATCACCCGGCGACCATCCTTTTTACAGGCATGTTTATTTAAGGTTAATGCCTATCAGTGGCGGCCCTGCAAAAGTTATTGCCTATTTATATGGTGGGCAGGGCACTATCAATACCCCATCATGGTCGCCTGATAGTAAGCACATCGCTTTTGTAAGCAATTCAAAATTGTTATTCCCGGTATATCCAATAGCTAAATAA